Proteins from a genomic interval of Leifsonia shinshuensis:
- a CDS encoding AAA family ATPase: MRQAIAYAFGGVCDSHLTARTAQGVLAAADYAGAVMTRYIVENGSIRDDLLTRKQLRTWVDGGDPLTGEHRGFEMSSPNADLVLDATINAPKSFSIAAMLDPELNAAYEDLQDRLRDRIIHLWQEELNARRGKGGCIREDLARVEVVELKHERSRSLDPHKHRHLWLNVKVQGIDGKWSNVDTRVALRFQNVINAEGDLAARTDPAWITALAAKGFTLNEDGEIAQLQHLVRPLSKRSAQIEANKIARTAWWKQQHPGQEPSHDVLNQIDRWAWAAGRPNKPGDLDEDDWAELVRDELATADPALRLERAAIDTSSASIADLDIELLAARAIVDADARSTGTGGRFSMIDVRAGAIRALAATGVIAERTELATAAEQVIAAARAHTVTLVDEPDVPAHIKSRMATSTAALKATIANRIEALSAPGAAAPVEEITAIAHALDPERVLDTDQTDGASAIAGTASVVAITGAAGTGKTTMLKVAGATLRRHGRNMIIVAPTKKASTVAGRETDAAASSLHQLLHDYGWRWSTGIAGNTEWTRLNPGDTDPSTGQQYQGPRTRIRPGDRIVVDEAGMLDLEATNALIDIIHRTGATVAVVGDDYQALPVGHSGAMALFRRSAFEKIELTEIHRFRDPEWADLSARVRDSRGLAESRAIAEEIEHAGHLMLVTSEAEAHQTMVAAWLESSRKAETIALVTGTHAEAQRINEAIQARRIESGALDTRTFAVGQSEQPVFVGDVVQTRRNDNASGVENRQNWIIRSITDEHLTLACTSDSSSLRRITRDYASANLHLGYASTVYGVQGETTDRAIVGPGVDAAGLYVGLTRGRSRNDALVIASTIEAAKEELAATMQRQLREETIEKSRIAAREELARAARNGAATPTASVDASSPTLSR; this comes from the coding sequence GTGAGGCAAGCGATCGCTTACGCGTTCGGCGGTGTCTGCGACTCTCACCTGACCGCGAGGACCGCGCAAGGGGTGCTCGCGGCGGCGGATTACGCGGGCGCGGTGATGACCCGGTACATCGTGGAGAACGGGTCCATCCGCGATGATCTGCTCACCCGGAAGCAGTTGCGCACCTGGGTCGATGGCGGCGACCCGCTTACCGGAGAGCATCGCGGGTTCGAGATGTCCTCCCCGAACGCGGATCTGGTGTTGGATGCGACGATCAACGCGCCGAAGTCGTTCAGCATCGCGGCGATGCTGGACCCGGAGTTGAACGCGGCGTACGAGGACCTCCAGGACCGGCTGCGGGACCGGATCATCCACCTCTGGCAGGAGGAACTCAACGCGCGGCGTGGGAAGGGCGGCTGCATCCGGGAAGACCTTGCTCGGGTCGAGGTGGTCGAGCTCAAGCATGAACGCTCCCGGTCGCTGGACCCGCACAAGCACCGGCACCTGTGGTTGAACGTGAAAGTCCAAGGCATCGACGGGAAATGGTCCAACGTGGACACCCGGGTGGCGTTGCGGTTCCAAAACGTCATCAACGCTGAAGGCGACCTCGCCGCCCGCACCGACCCCGCATGGATCACCGCCCTCGCCGCGAAAGGGTTCACTCTCAACGAGGATGGGGAGATCGCCCAACTGCAGCACCTGGTACGGCCGTTGTCGAAGCGGTCCGCGCAGATTGAAGCCAACAAGATCGCCCGCACCGCTTGGTGGAAGCAACAGCACCCCGGACAGGAACCGTCCCATGACGTCTTGAACCAGATTGACCGATGGGCCTGGGCCGCGGGCCGACCGAACAAGCCCGGCGATCTGGACGAAGACGACTGGGCCGAGCTTGTCCGCGACGAGCTTGCCACCGCCGACCCCGCACTCCGCCTGGAGCGCGCGGCCATCGACACGTCTTCAGCATCGATCGCGGATCTCGACATCGAGCTCCTTGCCGCCAGAGCCATCGTCGATGCTGACGCCCGATCGACCGGCACCGGTGGCCGGTTCAGCATGATCGACGTCCGCGCCGGCGCAATCCGCGCCCTCGCTGCGACCGGCGTCATCGCCGAGCGGACGGAACTTGCGACCGCAGCCGAGCAGGTCATCGCCGCAGCACGAGCACACACCGTCACACTGGTCGACGAACCCGATGTACCCGCGCACATCAAGTCCAGAATGGCCACCTCTACGGCAGCGCTGAAGGCCACGATTGCCAACCGAATTGAAGCACTGTCCGCGCCCGGCGCCGCGGCCCCCGTCGAGGAGATCACGGCGATCGCTCACGCGCTCGACCCCGAGCGAGTCCTGGACACCGATCAAACCGATGGCGCATCCGCTATTGCCGGGACCGCATCCGTCGTCGCCATCACAGGAGCGGCCGGCACCGGCAAAACCACCATGCTCAAGGTCGCCGGCGCCACCCTGCGACGCCACGGGCGAAACATGATCATCGTCGCCCCCACCAAGAAAGCCTCCACCGTCGCCGGACGCGAAACCGACGCGGCCGCCTCCAGCCTCCACCAGCTCCTTCACGACTACGGCTGGCGATGGAGCACCGGCATCGCCGGCAACACCGAGTGGACACGCCTCAACCCAGGCGACACTGACCCATCAACCGGGCAGCAATACCAGGGCCCGCGCACCCGGATCCGCCCTGGTGACCGGATCGTCGTCGATGAAGCCGGCATGCTGGACCTTGAAGCCACCAACGCCCTCATCGACATCATCCACCGCACCGGCGCTACCGTCGCCGTCGTCGGTGACGACTACCAGGCCCTCCCCGTCGGGCACTCCGGCGCAATGGCCCTCTTCCGCCGGTCAGCATTCGAGAAGATCGAACTAACCGAGATCCACCGCTTCCGTGACCCCGAATGGGCTGACCTGTCCGCGCGCGTACGCGACTCACGTGGTCTGGCGGAGTCTCGAGCGATCGCAGAAGAGATCGAACATGCGGGGCATCTCATGCTCGTCACAAGCGAAGCTGAAGCACACCAAACGATGGTCGCCGCGTGGCTCGAGTCATCGCGCAAGGCTGAGACGATCGCGCTAGTCACAGGTACGCACGCAGAAGCCCAACGGATCAACGAAGCGATTCAGGCCCGAAGAATCGAGTCTGGAGCTTTGGACACACGAACTTTCGCAGTGGGCCAGTCGGAGCAGCCGGTGTTCGTTGGCGATGTGGTTCAGACCCGAAGGAACGACAACGCATCCGGAGTAGAGAACCGTCAGAACTGGATCATTAGGAGCATCACGGACGAGCACCTCACACTGGCGTGCACTTCCGACTCAAGCTCGCTACGACGGATCACTCGCGATTACGCAAGCGCCAACCTTCACCTCGGCTACGCCAGCACCGTCTACGGCGTCCAAGGCGAAACCACCGATCGCGCCATCGTTGGTCCCGGCGTCGATGCCGCCGGCCTCTACGTCGGGCTTACTCGCGGACGGTCGCGAAACGATGCCCTCGTCATCGCCTCGACGATCGAGGCCGCAAAAGAGGAACTGGCCGCCACGATGCAGCGACAGCTACGGGAAGAAACCATCGAGAAGTCTCGAATCGCCGCTCGGGAAGAATTGGCCCGTGCCGCGAGAAACGGCGCCGCAACACCAACGGCGAGCGTCGACGCATCGTCGCCCACATTGTCTCGATGA
- a CDS encoding toll/interleukin-1 receptor domain-containing protein, translating to MNDVFLCHAWPDRQAAANEVYKLLLGEDVSVWFSEVSLRPGTDMRVAIDRGLVNSRMGLVLVTPAMLDKLRTDRSIASNELSALLRRSLLVPVMHGVTFEELDQVTPTLASRGGFSTAEEPLEDIVVKIAELVGAVTEEEAEELSMSR from the coding sequence GTGAATGACGTGTTCCTCTGTCACGCTTGGCCCGACCGTCAGGCGGCCGCGAATGAGGTCTACAAGTTGCTCCTCGGAGAAGACGTGTCGGTGTGGTTCAGCGAGGTGAGCCTGCGACCTGGCACGGACATGCGGGTAGCCATCGACCGTGGACTGGTGAACTCGCGCATGGGACTCGTGCTGGTGACGCCCGCCATGCTCGACAAGCTGCGTACAGACCGAAGCATCGCGAGTAACGAGCTCAGCGCCTTGCTGCGCAGGAGTCTCTTGGTTCCTGTCATGCATGGGGTGACGTTCGAGGAGCTTGACCAGGTCACCCCGACGCTCGCATCGCGTGGTGGATTCAGTACGGCTGAAGAGCCCCTGGAAGACATAGTTGTGAAGATTGCCGAGCTCGTCGGAGCTGTGACGGAAGAAGAGGCCGAAGAACTCAGCATGAGCCGCTGA
- a CDS encoding NucA/NucB deoxyribonuclease domain-containing protein, giving the protein MALEVSRLVWGIMRVRWLSIAGVLLLALGIGASPASASGDISLSVNSTSRATSTGYFTWDATAAVNVSSTGYCPYGTQGGCGATLYAVFSDGSRAALTSQGITPSPQTTGAAPQTSAVRILQFAGATKVRAVTALVVVASSGNDPMALVSDQIPVTDSLPAASALLGVNSVSRDPATGQLRWEVDASTSYYALTASSCSPYGCSLIIEAQTSAGVVQLGSSGLALTGNGGSPLQYPVQAHLTGSKMITTPVTALHAVVNINGSVVATSDWVPVTDSVPAPTASISVNSITRDPTTGQLQYDVDASTSYYAIGATNGCSPYGCSLIIEAQTSAGVVQLGSSGLALTGNGGSPLQYPVQAHLTGSKMITTPVTALHAVVNINGSVVATSDWVPVTDSVPAPTASISVNSITRDPTTGQLQYDVDASTSYYAIGATNGCSPYGCSLIIEAQTSAGVVQLGSSGLALTGNGGSPLQYPVQAHLTGQTTTRSISAVRARTNVNGTSVATSAWTPVEDAMPTTMTTLQISSISRDSATGQLKWELSATASYYALPDGPCNTYNCNLILQARTSPTTWTNLSSQTIPTSNQGRPQTYPVSVNFKGSTTIGTIDAFRLQIRLNSDPVAYASSVYGTSENVGGGHDLDSAVSLALVAVAGMAPAEACLTLFPIGTHTNSTSLNDQEAACNVATGGGKTIAQFLKSYLATLTPQQITKMLAAAGIATAAAVTDAHPEWATIDYDAPLPSGCSWVDFRYVSCSTQSGPVGVTPRSAPSRQDPVWESNQAAKAAQNRATSGAPTPQWPTPAPDVPAPMPAPSPSDIDVSNAELCEQELTLAQASGSNIPDDACDNGAVFFGGQDTPVTTQHDKDVIALTPTLAWLTYANGTEKPDSGRRSWANQGACAGQDTSTEQCDEYPFYSTEEGYPAMNPPDLRLAPKGDNVRQGSKLAQFYKCDNFKSSPRNDVKRKFLVVPTRALTTTWLCGTP; this is encoded by the coding sequence GTGGCACTGGAAGTGTCAAGGTTGGTATGGGGGATCATGAGAGTTCGTTGGCTGTCGATTGCCGGGGTTCTGCTGCTAGCTCTCGGGATTGGAGCTTCTCCAGCCTCAGCCAGCGGTGACATAAGCCTGAGCGTCAACTCGACGAGTCGCGCTACCAGCACGGGCTACTTCACATGGGACGCAACAGCAGCAGTCAACGTCTCGAGCACAGGCTACTGCCCCTACGGAACCCAGGGTGGCTGTGGTGCGACCCTCTACGCGGTCTTTTCTGATGGCAGCCGGGCTGCATTGACCAGCCAAGGCATCACCCCATCGCCTCAGACCACTGGCGCCGCGCCGCAGACTTCCGCAGTTCGCATTCTGCAGTTTGCCGGTGCGACGAAGGTGCGGGCTGTCACCGCTCTCGTCGTGGTAGCCAGCAGCGGAAATGACCCCATGGCTCTCGTCAGTGATCAGATCCCCGTCACGGATTCGTTGCCGGCGGCATCAGCGCTACTCGGCGTCAACTCCGTGAGCCGGGACCCCGCTACCGGGCAGCTGCGCTGGGAGGTCGATGCGTCGACGTCGTACTACGCCCTCACCGCCTCCAGCTGCTCGCCGTATGGCTGCAGTCTGATCATCGAGGCACAGACCAGCGCTGGCGTCGTCCAACTCGGATCGAGCGGTCTCGCACTGACCGGCAACGGCGGAAGCCCCCTGCAGTACCCCGTGCAAGCCCACCTCACCGGCAGCAAGATGATCACCACCCCGGTGACCGCACTGCACGCGGTAGTCAACATCAACGGATCGGTCGTCGCGACGTCCGACTGGGTTCCGGTCACTGACTCGGTCCCCGCACCAACCGCATCGATCTCAGTGAACTCGATCACCCGCGACCCGACAACCGGGCAGCTGCAGTACGACGTCGACGCGTCAACGTCTTACTACGCGATCGGCGCCACAAACGGCTGCTCGCCGTATGGCTGCAGTCTGATCATCGAGGCACAGACCAGCGCTGGCGTCGTCCAACTCGGATCGAGCGGTCTCGCACTGACCGGCAACGGCGGAAGCCCCCTGCAGTACCCCGTGCAAGCCCACCTCACCGGCAGCAAGATGATCACCACCCCGGTGACCGCACTGCACGCGGTAGTCAACATCAACGGATCGGTCGTCGCGACGTCCGACTGGGTTCCGGTCACTGACTCGGTCCCCGCACCAACCGCATCGATCTCAGTGAACTCGATCACCCGCGACCCGACAACCGGGCAGCTGCAGTACGACGTCGACGCGTCAACGTCTTACTACGCGATCGGCGCCACAAACGGCTGCTCGCCGTATGGCTGCAGTCTGATCATCGAGGCACAGACCAGCGCTGGCGTCGTCCAACTCGGATCGAGCGGTCTCGCACTGACCGGCAACGGCGGAAGCCCCCTGCAGTACCCCGTGCAAGCCCACCTCACGGGTCAGACGACAACGAGGTCGATCAGCGCAGTTCGGGCTCGAACCAATGTGAACGGCACCAGCGTGGCCACATCCGCGTGGACCCCTGTCGAGGATGCGATGCCCACAACCATGACAACCCTTCAGATCAGCTCGATCAGCCGCGACTCCGCCACAGGGCAGCTGAAATGGGAACTGAGCGCTACTGCCTCCTACTACGCGCTTCCCGACGGACCGTGCAATACCTACAACTGCAATCTAATCCTGCAGGCGCGCACCAGCCCGACGACATGGACAAACCTGTCGTCGCAAACGATCCCGACCTCCAACCAGGGACGACCGCAGACCTATCCGGTATCGGTCAACTTCAAAGGCTCCACAACGATCGGCACGATCGACGCGTTCCGGTTGCAGATTCGGCTCAACTCGGATCCGGTCGCGTACGCGTCCTCTGTATACGGTACGAGCGAGAATGTCGGAGGTGGCCACGATCTAGATTCCGCAGTCTCACTGGCACTTGTCGCAGTCGCAGGAATGGCGCCGGCTGAGGCATGTCTGACACTCTTCCCCATCGGCACTCACACAAATTCCACGTCTCTCAACGATCAAGAGGCTGCGTGCAATGTCGCGACTGGCGGAGGAAAGACGATCGCCCAATTCCTTAAGTCCTACCTGGCGACGCTTACACCTCAACAGATCACGAAAATGCTCGCCGCAGCAGGCATCGCAACGGCAGCCGCAGTCACCGACGCGCACCCAGAATGGGCAACGATCGACTACGACGCCCCGCTCCCATCCGGCTGCTCATGGGTCGACTTCCGATACGTCAGCTGCTCTACCCAGAGTGGGCCGGTGGGCGTCACCCCCAGGAGCGCTCCCAGCCGGCAAGACCCCGTTTGGGAATCCAATCAAGCTGCCAAAGCGGCTCAAAACCGCGCCACCTCGGGAGCACCGACCCCCCAATGGCCCACCCCCGCACCTGACGTACCAGCGCCAATGCCTGCTCCAAGCCCATCGGATATCGACGTTTCCAATGCAGAACTCTGCGAACAGGAGCTCACGCTCGCGCAAGCCTCCGGGAGTAACATCCCAGACGACGCCTGTGATAATGGCGCGGTGTTTTTCGGCGGGCAAGATACCCCGGTGACGACCCAGCATGACAAAGACGTGATCGCTTTGACCCCTACCTTGGCCTGGCTAACCTACGCCAACGGTACAGAGAAACCGGATAGCGGCAGACGCTCCTGGGCGAATCAAGGCGCCTGTGCTGGACAGGACACCTCCACCGAGCAGTGCGACGAGTACCCGTTCTACAGTACTGAAGAGGGGTACCCGGCTATGAACCCACCAGATCTTCGGCTCGCACCGAAGGGCGACAACGTTCGTCAGGGAAGCAAGCTGGCACAGTTCTACAAGTGCGACAACTTCAAGAGCTCGCCTCGGAACGACGTGAAGCGGAAGTTCCTGGTCGTCCCCACGCGAGCGTTGACAACCACCTGGTTGTGTGGCACACCATGA
- a CDS encoding IS3 family transposase (programmed frameshift) has protein sequence MTNSRKRHTPEQVVRKLGQADRMLADGQDVSAVCRELVVSEQTYYRWRNQYGGLKADDAKRLKELEKQNATLKRLLAEAELEKAALKELAGGKLLSPDRRRAAVDHLKRKLRVSERMACRLVGLSRSAYRRPLKGDTVADPDRAFREWLRAWAKDHPRYGYRRAYHDARAEGWVVNHKKIQRLWRDEGLRVPQRRRRKRVGSSTVDAPTADAPNVVWAVDFQFDADEHGRPIKICSIVDEHTRECIGGLVERSITADRLTAHLEDLVAARGAPAVLRSDNGPEFISEAMADWAGTRTGLSYIPPGSPWRNGYVESFNSRIRDECLNINSFYSLLHAQVIIGDWKDEYNHHRRHSSLGYLPPAEYARQCTHQMETDDSQNVRTE, from the exons ATGACGAACAGCAGGAAGCGTCACACCCCGGAGCAGGTCGTCCGTAAGCTCGGGCAGGCCGACAGGATGCTCGCCGACGGTCAGGACGTCTCGGCGGTGTGCCGGGAGCTCGTGGTGTCCGAGCAGACGTACTACCGGTGGCGGAACCAGTACGGCGGCCTCAAGGCCGACGACGCAAAGCGCCTGAAGGAGCTGGAGAAGCAGAATGCGACCCTGAAGCGTCTGCTCGCGGAAGCGGAGCTGGAGAAGGCCGCGCTCAAGGAGCTGGCTG GAGGGAAACTTCTAAGCCCGGACAGGCGCCGCGCCGCCGTCGATCACCTCAAGCGCAAGCTGCGGGTGAGCGAACGGATGGCGTGCCGTCTGGTCGGGCTGAGCCGCTCCGCGTATCGGCGACCGCTCAAGGGCGACACGGTCGCGGACCCGGATCGGGCGTTCAGGGAGTGGCTGCGCGCCTGGGCGAAGGACCATCCCCGCTACGGGTACCGGCGGGCGTATCACGACGCCCGCGCCGAGGGGTGGGTGGTGAACCACAAGAAGATCCAACGCCTGTGGCGTGACGAAGGGCTCCGGGTCCCGCAGCGGCGTCGACGCAAGCGCGTCGGGTCCTCGACCGTCGACGCGCCGACGGCGGACGCGCCGAACGTGGTGTGGGCGGTGGACTTTCAGTTCGACGCCGACGAGCACGGCCGACCGATCAAGATCTGCTCGATCGTCGACGAACACACCCGGGAGTGCATCGGCGGCCTCGTGGAGCGCTCGATTACCGCCGACCGACTCACCGCCCACCTCGAGGACCTCGTCGCCGCCCGGGGCGCCCCGGCGGTGCTCAGGTCGGACAACGGGCCGGAGTTCATCAGCGAGGCGATGGCCGACTGGGCCGGCACCCGCACCGGCCTGTCCTACATCCCTCCGGGCTCGCCGTGGCGCAACGGGTACGTCGAGTCGTTCAACAGCCGGATCCGCGACGAGTGCCTCAACATCAACAGCTTCTACTCGCTGCTGCACGCGCAGGTCATCATCGGCGACTGGAAGGACGAGTACAACCACCACCGCCGGCACTCCTCGCTCGGCTACCTACCCCCAGCCGAGTACGCTCGACAGTGCACCCATCAAATGGAAACCGACGACTCACAGAACGTCCGGACCGAATGA
- a CDS encoding IS110 family transposase, protein MTTVADQFEHVVGIDTHARTHTYCLVETRTGGIIDTATFPTTTAGTNRALSWIARRSQGTTTLAAIEGTSSYGAGIAAALAASGFEVTEIRPIARPSRARTGKSDPIDAEAAARSVIREDLDKLAQPRRSGDRTALRVLLAARALIDQQRTANRNALTALVRSIELSVDARKPLTDAQIATIAAWRTNRDDATTRVFREEARRLARAVLEQTEVLRENHRQLGQLTEALAPGLQAVPGVGAVTGAILVAAYSHHSRVRSEAAFAALGGIAPLPASSGNTTRHRLSRSGDRQLNRAVDVVVRTRLSYDPATREYASRRRAEGLSNREIRRCLKRYVCRALYRELRARMT, encoded by the coding sequence ATGACCACAGTCGCCGATCAGTTCGAACACGTCGTCGGCATCGACACCCACGCCCGAACACACACCTACTGCCTCGTCGAGACCCGCACCGGCGGCATCATCGACACGGCCACCTTCCCCACCACTACCGCCGGCACCAACCGCGCGCTCTCCTGGATCGCGCGACGCTCCCAGGGGACGACGACACTCGCGGCCATCGAGGGGACGTCCTCCTACGGCGCGGGCATCGCCGCGGCGTTGGCTGCGAGCGGGTTCGAAGTTACGGAGATCCGACCGATCGCCAGACCGTCACGCGCCCGCACCGGGAAGTCCGACCCGATCGACGCGGAAGCCGCCGCAAGAAGCGTGATCAGAGAAGACCTCGACAAGCTCGCCCAGCCACGCCGAAGCGGGGACCGGACTGCACTGCGCGTACTCCTGGCTGCCCGCGCACTCATCGATCAGCAGCGCACCGCAAACCGTAACGCCCTCACCGCCCTTGTCCGCAGCATCGAGCTCTCGGTCGACGCCCGCAAGCCGCTCACAGACGCCCAGATCGCGACGATCGCAGCCTGGCGCACGAATCGCGACGACGCGACAACTCGGGTGTTCCGCGAAGAAGCACGGCGACTCGCCAGAGCCGTGCTCGAGCAAACCGAAGTTCTGCGAGAGAACCACCGCCAGCTCGGGCAGCTCACGGAAGCGCTGGCGCCGGGGCTGCAGGCAGTCCCCGGAGTCGGAGCCGTGACCGGCGCGATCCTGGTCGCGGCCTACTCCCACCACAGCCGCGTTCGATCAGAAGCTGCGTTTGCCGCGCTCGGCGGCATCGCCCCGCTGCCCGCGTCATCCGGCAACACCACCCGCCACCGCCTCTCCCGGTCCGGCGATCGCCAACTCAACCGCGCAGTCGACGTCGTCGTCCGCACACGCCTGAGCTACGACCCCGCCACCCGTGAGTACGCCTCCCGCCGCCGAGCCGAAGGACTCTCCAACCGCGAGATCCGACGCTGCCTGAAACGCTACGTCTGCCGAGCGCTCTACCGCGAACTACGCGCCCGCATGACTTGA
- a CDS encoding general stress protein, whose protein sequence is MTSPEAPRNNPPEQDASELSFTNDPRWKQTIARFSDYASAQAAVDRLADAGFPVERVAIVGLDVRVVEHVLGRLTGGKAALRGAAAGAWFGLLLGLLFGLFAPGFGWLGILIISVASGAVWGALLYFLGHLATGGRRDFDSLETLEAGHYEVQVEAPYAAEAARLLADQTAHPGD, encoded by the coding sequence ATGACCAGCCCCGAGGCCCCTCGCAACAACCCTCCGGAACAGGACGCTAGCGAGCTCTCGTTCACCAATGACCCCCGCTGGAAACAAACGATCGCGCGGTTCTCTGACTACGCCAGTGCGCAGGCAGCGGTTGACCGTCTTGCCGACGCCGGCTTCCCTGTGGAACGAGTGGCGATCGTGGGGCTCGACGTTCGTGTCGTCGAGCATGTACTCGGTCGCTTGACAGGAGGAAAGGCTGCGCTACGGGGCGCAGCCGCTGGAGCATGGTTCGGTCTTCTGCTAGGTCTGCTGTTCGGGCTGTTCGCCCCCGGATTCGGTTGGCTGGGCATCCTGATCATCTCGGTCGCCTCCGGCGCAGTTTGGGGCGCTTTGCTTTACTTCCTTGGACACCTGGCTACGGGCGGCCGACGGGACTTTGACTCACTGGAGACCCTTGAGGCGGGCCACTACGAGGTCCAAGTGGAAGCACCATACGCTGCGGAGGCCGCTCGTCTCCTCGCGGACCAGACTGCCCACCCCGGAGACTGA
- a CDS encoding Hsp20/alpha crystallin family protein: MTTSSDPFGELDRLASSLLQARPGPRLMPVDLYREADRYILTADLPGVEPESVDIDVDGQLLTIRAQRTAPRTEGAKWLVQERPAGTYLRQFSIGEGVDSANISASYDNGVLSLVIPVSEKAKPRKIHVLSQHSTQEQRPAGDPSTSQS, translated from the coding sequence ATGACAACGTCCTCCGATCCTTTCGGCGAACTTGACCGCCTCGCATCGAGCCTTCTGCAGGCTCGTCCAGGACCGCGGCTGATGCCGGTCGACTTGTACCGGGAAGCTGACCGTTACATTCTCACCGCCGACCTGCCCGGGGTTGAACCGGAGTCGGTAGACATCGACGTCGACGGTCAGTTGCTGACCATCCGCGCCCAGCGCACTGCACCCCGCACCGAGGGAGCCAAGTGGCTCGTTCAGGAGCGACCCGCGGGCACCTACCTCCGCCAGTTCAGCATCGGCGAGGGTGTCGACTCAGCCAACATCTCCGCCTCCTACGACAACGGCGTGCTAAGCCTGGTCATCCCGGTAAGCGAAAAGGCAAAACCCCGCAAGATTCATGTCCTGAGTCAGCACTCGACTCAGGAGCAACGCCCGGCCGGAGACCCATCGACGAGCCAAAGTTAG
- a CDS encoding alpha/beta fold hydrolase, producing the protein MSSDIQGHLTPHAASNPAAVGEPADPTVAQAGVAGEIRSTLRRMRWFRRMPVLHIAEERGEGPTVLLLHGIASSSVTFHHVIPLLERTHRCIAIDLLGFGESPAPEWADYTLADHVAAIERTVASLRLREPFIVVGHSMGALIGARYAARRRKRVAKLVMVSPPIYLAPHEIGDVIERVRMDFYLRLYEYLRTNREFTLRHAALVQRLLPIPKAVDITERNWEPFIKSLQHSIESQTTLSDIAHVNAPIDVIMGDLDEFRSEAVLRIVERMKGVTVRRVRATNHLIGKRLAQIVATTVTTESSNGCHSRADRKVEKQRGSSSTDGVNQTNMGTVRDIRRHHIGKESIHYDNVLRSFRRT; encoded by the coding sequence ATGAGCTCCGACATCCAGGGACACCTGACGCCCCACGCCGCCTCGAACCCCGCAGCCGTGGGAGAACCCGCGGATCCTACGGTGGCACAGGCGGGCGTGGCTGGCGAGATCCGCTCGACGTTGCGTCGGATGAGGTGGTTTCGCCGCATGCCGGTGCTGCATATCGCCGAGGAACGCGGCGAGGGTCCGACGGTGCTGCTGCTGCACGGCATCGCCTCCTCCTCGGTGACCTTTCACCACGTGATCCCGCTGCTCGAGCGCACACACCGGTGCATTGCCATCGACCTGCTCGGCTTCGGCGAGTCGCCGGCGCCGGAGTGGGCCGACTACACCCTGGCGGATCATGTCGCCGCTATCGAGCGGACGGTCGCCTCGTTGCGGCTGCGGGAGCCGTTCATTGTGGTCGGGCATTCGATGGGCGCGCTCATCGGCGCCCGGTACGCCGCCCGGCGGCGAAAGCGAGTCGCGAAGCTCGTGATGGTCAGCCCACCTATCTATCTCGCACCTCATGAAATCGGGGACGTCATCGAGCGAGTGCGGATGGACTTCTACCTGCGGCTCTACGAGTACCTCCGCACGAACCGGGAGTTCACCCTCCGGCATGCTGCGCTGGTACAGCGGCTGCTGCCCATCCCCAAAGCTGTAGATATCACTGAACGCAACTGGGAGCCATTCATCAAGTCGTTGCAGCACTCCATCGAGTCACAGACCACCCTCAGCGACATCGCCCATGTCAATGCCCCCATCGACGTCATCATGGGCGACCTCGACGAGTTCCGCTCCGAAGCCGTGCTGCGCATCGTGGAGCGGATGAAGGGCGTCACCGTTCGGCGTGTGCGGGCAACGAACCACCTCATCGGCAAGCGCCTCGCCCAAATCGTCGCTACGACAGTGACCACAGAGTCATCGAACGGGTGCCACTCCCGTGCCGATAGGAAGGTCGAAAAACAAAGAGGTAGTAGTAGCACCGATGGGGTGAACCAAACTAACATGGGCACCGTCCGAGACATCCGACGCCACCACATCGGGAAGGAATCGATTCACTATGACAACGTCCTCCGATCCTTTCGGCGAACTTGA